The proteins below are encoded in one region of Lepisosteus oculatus isolate fLepOcu1 chromosome 10, fLepOcu1.hap2, whole genome shotgun sequence:
- the tfpi2 gene encoding tissue factor pathway inhibitor 2, translated as MESLTGNIILIFSLLVQAFGLPPKEVCLLPVAEGPCRATIPRYYYNRYTQKCEDFSYGGCQGNDNNFETLEECEKTCWKIPKIPKICRLDKEEGPCRGLFKKYYFNFTAMQCEEFDYGGCRGNANQFDDKRSCMESCDPHRSIPAFCLSPEHKGFCSASIPRYYYSPIRKSCVEFIYTGCGGNSNNFVSKQVCNAVCTKGRKMRPRPANVLIRRKVKRINE; from the exons ATGGAATCATTAACAGGAAACATCATTTTGATTTTCTCCCTGCTTGTACAAGCGTTTGGATTGCCACCAAAAG AGGTCTGTCTGCTCCCAGTGGCTGAAGGTCCCTGCAGAGCCACGATTCCGCGTTATTACTACAACAGGTACACGCAGAAATGCGAGGACTTCAGCTACGGCGGCTGTCAGGGAAACGACAATAATTTTGAAACTTTAGAAGAATGCGAGAAAACATGCTGGAAGATACCAA AGATTCCCAAAATCTGCAGATTGGATAAAGAGGAGGGGCCATGCCGTGgtcttttcaagaaatactACTTCAATTTCACCGCGATGCAGTGCGAAGAGTTCGATTATGGGGGCTGCCGCGGCAATGCCAATCAGTTTGATGATAAGCGATCCTGCATGGAATCCTGCGACCCTCACAGAT CCATTCCAGCTTTCTGCCTCAGCCCAGAGCATAAAGGATTTTGTTCTGCCTCCATACCACGGTATTACTACAGTCCAATCCGGAAgtcctgtgtggagtttatctATACTGGCTGTGGAGGGAACAGCAACAATTTTGTTTCCAAGCAAGTGTGCAATGCAGTTTGCACAAAAG gaaGAAAAATGAGACCAAGGCCAGCAAATGTGTTAatcaggagaaaagtgaaaagaataaatgaataa